The following nucleotide sequence is from Bacteroidota bacterium.
TTTCCGCTAAAGTTTCTGGTGATGTAGCCAGTCTTACCGATCCTGCCTTAGACCGTATTTTCGAGTTTTGTGCCGAGTCGGGTTTAATAGCTATTGTGCACAACGACATCGACAATCCTTTTCCAAAACCTGGCAAACCCAACTATCTGCATGGCATGCAGGACCTTATCAAAAAGCACCCAAACTCAACCATCATCTGGGCGCATGTAGGGGTAGGACGAATTGTGGCTCCGCTGAAAGATATGCTCACACCTTTTGAAGCCATGCTCTCCGATTCTGCTTACAACAACCTGTACATTGATATCTCATGGGACGAAACAGCAAAATATATCGTTGAAAGCGAAAAATCGCTGGAGAATGCCTCCTACCTTATTAATAAATACCCCGACAGGTTCCTGTTTGGTACCGACAATGTAGCTCCGACCAGCCAGGAAAAAAACCTTGGAGTGTATCAAATCTATGAGCCCCTGTGGAAGCTGCTTACACCGGAAGCTCGCGAAAAAATATTGTTTAAAAACTACGAACGTCTGTTTGATAAAGCCCGCGCTGATGTGAGGGCATGGGAAAAGGCTAATTTGAATTAGTATTGAATGGAATGTTTTATATCGGAAAATAGGGTATTTGCATTTTTTTTAATAGATACTTTTTGAAATGAATCCTCTTAACATTACAACCAAAATTGCTAAATCAGTTCTTATTTGTATCGCAATTTTATTTAGTAGTCTGGCTCTCGGTCAACAATACTCATCCGACAGTTGGTTGTCAAAACCCTATGGCACAATGACTGTTATACCTACAATTGGGCAAACAAGCTCAATGCTTATGACGACTTATTCATTATTTCCTAAATGGGAATTTACAATGGCATTCTGGATTTACGATCATGATAGAGATGTTAGCACTGACGACAGTTATACAACTTCGATTTATGCAAAGTACATGTTCTATCAGAATAAGGCTGAAACAGGAGGAAGCTCGGTTAAATTTGGCACCGGGTTGGATCCGGGAGTTTTAACTGAAGATGGAATTGATGCATTTCAAAGCTATTGGGTCAATTTTCCTACAACAATACCACTATTTAATAATAAATTGTCGTGGGATATTATGCCCGGAGTAAGCACAAATATACAAAATGGTAACGACTCAATTGCTACATCATTTACATATACCACACGGTTAGCCTGGTATTGCTTCGGCCCAAAATTAGCTATTGTTGGAGAAATTTTTGGCAGCGAAGGACAAACAATAAACAATCCCGATTATAGAATTGGTTTAAGGTGGGAACCAGGTCCGCATGCTGCCTTTGCGGTTACCTATAGTGAAGAGTTTGCCGGCAGCAGCGGCGCAGGTTTTGAGTTTGGTATTATGTTGTTTTCTCCCCCATTTGTGGGTTTGGGTAAAAATAGCAAGAAACAATTTACTGATTAAAATAGCACTATGTAGTTGGCTTTTGCTTATTTTGATTGTACTCGGGTTCAAATGTTTTTTTATCTCTATTTTTGCAGAGTTTGAAGATTAAATATTGTATTTCGTTTTAGTTTTTAAATTTGCCCAATGCATGAAATTAAGTTTCGTACTGACAGTTTTTGTTTTTTTATTATTAATGGTGTTTAAGTTAAAGCCAGTTGTATATCTTTGTTGTGTAGCAGTTTTTCAGCTATAGTTATCAATTGATAGAAGTGATTTTTGAATATGGATATTTTTACTTTTTAGCAGTTTCGAAAGTTACTTTTCAAACGGGTTTGGATTCTAAAAAATCAACATAAATAACAACAACTCTAATAAAACGAAGAATGAAAAAACTAAGTTATCTTTTTCTGGCGCTTATCCTGCTGCCCTTGCTGGCTAAATCGCAGGAAGTGCAGATTATCCCCTTCGGCAGCTACCAGTGGGGCGGTAAAATTTACATTTATGGTGGCGATATCAAGATTGACGACAGCAAGAACTATGGTATTGCAATGAACGTATTGATTCCGGGAGGCAGGGCTCTTCATCTCGAATACATGCAGCAACCTACAACCCTCGAATTGCGCTCTATCGATTACACGAATGATGGTTACGAGGAATACCCGGTTAATATGAACTGGTTTCAGATTGGTGCCATGCAGCACGTAATGGCCGGAAACGTAATGCCCTATGCCGGATTAACCCTGGGCGCTCTTTATTCCAATCCTCGCACAAGTGAAATAGAAGATGTTTGGGTTTTTTCCTGGACATTGCAAGTAGGGTTAAAATACTACTTTAACGAAAAGATAGGTATACGTATCCATGGAGGTATGCTTGTTCCAGTGCAATACGGAGGATTTGGCCTTTATTTTGGCTCAGGTGGTGCCAGTGCAGGTGTAACTACCAGCTCAACCATTTTACAAGGCGAAATTGGTGCAGGCCTTGTTTTCAGACTTAATACCACCACAGGTGCTAAAAGTGCTACTCCTCCTGCGTTTTAATTTAATAATGTAACAATTAAAAACCATATAGAATGAAAAAGATTCTTCCCATTTCTTCCTTAGCAGTTTTGCTTACCCTTATGGTAGGCTGCTATCCGGGTGGACCGGAATATTATTCCGACCTGGACATCGTGATTACCGATTACAAAGCCGAGTATTGGAGTTCAAGTGAGCCAGCAACCTATTATATGCCCGACTCATTGAATTGGATATTTGATAAAATAGATGAGGATAACAACATTGACCTGCCTCGTGGTTCCGATGCCTTTATTCTTGGTCTGGTTGCAAGTAACATGGCATCAGCCGGGTACCTAAGAGTAGACACTTTCAATATCAATAACCCAACAGATGTTGTAGTTTTTGTTCAGGCACTGGCAATCGATAATACATACGTAGGCTGGTATCCCGGATATCCCTATTGGGGCTACGGTGGTTATTGGGGTGGTTATTATCCTTACTATGGTTATCCAGTAACCTATTCTTATTCTACAGGCACGGTGTTGATAGAAATGGTAGATGGGCCCACTATTGATATTGAAAAAGGACTTTTACCAATAGTATGGCTTGCCGGAATCGATGGTCTTTTAAGAGAAAGTACTGCCAGTAATCAGGAATATATTGCCAAAGGTATCAACCAGGCCTTCAAACAATCACCTTATTTAAAAAACTAATGCTATGAAAGCGAATAAACTATATATTTTACTTGCTATTCTGATGTTTGCCGGTTCAGTATCTCTATTTGCCCAGACCGGCCGCTTTGGAATGACATATAACACTGGCCTTTCTCTGGGCGAATCGGCCGAAATTGCCAAACAATTCAGCTGGCGGGGTGCCGGCATGGAAGGCCGCTGGGATGTGGGCAGCGATTTTTACCTCGGCTTTAGCAGCTCCTGGAGTACTTTCTACGAAAGCCGCAGCGGCACTTTTACCAAAGATACCCGCACTTTTACAGGCACTCAGTATCGCTATCTGAACGTATTGCCACAAATGTTTACAGCCTACAAGCATTTCGAATCATCTGGTACGGTAACTCCCTATATTGGAACAGGTATTGGCGCTACCTATGCAATACAGGAAGTTCAAATGGGACTCTGGCTTGTCGATGAGTATAACTGGCACTTCGGTCTTGCACCTGAAGTAGGTATTCTTTTAAACGGATACTCGACTACCTCTTTCATGCTAAGCGTTCGATACAATTATGCTTTCGAGGTGAGCGATGCCCCTGCAGTTTCGTACCTGAATTTTAATATTGGCTTCTTGTTTTAATTCTGATTTTAAACCTCATAATACACAAATAAATCTAAACAATTAAAAAATGAAAAAAAGTTTTATTGTACTATTCAGTTTTTGCGCAATGGCATTTTCAGCCAACAGCCAAACAACCAACGACTACCTCGAAATGACCCGCGAAGTGATGCAGGTAGAGGCCAAAGCTGCTATTGCAGAAGTAATGCAACTTACCGAGGCCGAAAGTCAGCCTTTTTGGAATTTGTATAACGAGTATACTGCGGAGCTTTATAAAGTGAATAATATGCTTATTGCTGTGGTAAAAGACTATGCAGCCAATTATGAAAATATGACCGATGAAAAGGCCGATGAGCTTTGGCTTCAATCAATGAAATACAAAGGAGAGATATTGAGTTTGAAAAAGTCTTATTACAACAAATTCAAAAAAATTCTACCTACTGCAAAAGCCGTAAGGTTTTTCCAGGCAGATAATAAAATCGAAGCGCTTATCAATGCCCAATTGGCACTTGAAATACCCATGATTGAAACCAAATAGTTTCTTTCTGTAAAGGATAATAATACTGCTAATAGTGGTTAAGACCAGGATTTTCTAAAAGGAAATCCTGGTTTTTTTGTTAAGAATGCTTCTTGAAAAAAAAAGCGAAAAATATTCACTCCCAAACAGGTTAATGCTTTGGTAGACTTTTTTGATCCTCCCTTCTAAAGTGGTTCTGATTGGACAAAAACACTATTCCTTTGCCAATTGCTTTAACCTTCCCTGGTAAGACTGCCAGTAATTCCTTTTGGTACTGTCATCGAGAAAAGATAAAAAAACCAAATTTTCTACCGATTGAGAGTTCGACAGCATTTCTTTTAAGATGTTGTTAAAAAAACTGTTATCTATTTCTGCTTTTTCTGAAAGCGTATCCCTACTACCAAGTAGGTCATGGTTAGATGTTGCAGATAAGTTTACTTTGTGTTAGCTTGGGTAACTACAGCTTAAAATTTTGCGGCAACAAATCGGTTAGTTGGTTTACTTTATAGTTGGGTATAACTTCCAATACTTTTCTTAGCCATTCAAAAGGGTTTATATTGTTCTTTTTACAGGTGCCGAAGAAAGAATAGAACATGGCAGCCCTTTCAGCTCCTCTTTCGGAACCGGCAAACAGGTAATTCTTTCTGCCAAGGGCTATTGGTCGAATAGCATTTTCAGCCAGGTTATTGTCTATTTCCAATGAACCGTCATTTAAGTATGCCAATAAATTATCCCAACGAGGTATGCAATATGCCAGTGCTTTGCCTAAGGCCGATTTTGGCAATTCGGTTTTATATGTTTCAACTATCCACTTGCCCAATTCGTTGAGTATGGGCAGCGACTGGTCAAGCCTGAGTTCATGCCTTTGCTGCTGGGTAAGGTTTTCATCTCTGGCTTTTTGTTCTATGGTATAAAGTTTTTGGAACATGTCCATTGCATATTCAGCCTTGGGTTTATCATAATCCAATGCTTTTTCGAACCCACGCCGGGCATGCGCCATGCAATTTAGCAGGGTAATATGTTCTTTCTTCCCGAAAATGTCATATACGTTATAGCCATCGGTTTGCAAATAACCTTTGAAGTTTTTCAGGAGCCTTGTTGGTCCTTCCCGGGAGCGCCCATTGTTATAGTCGAAGAATACAGTCTTTTCAAGCGGGCTGTAATATATCCAGTGGTAACCACGGTGTGTTTTCCCCTTTTTCGTTTTATCTAATACCTGAATAGGGGTTTCATCGACCTGTAAGTAGCCTTGCGAGAGCACCCTGTGTTTTAAGGTATCATAAAGTGGTTCCAGTAAATTACATATCGATTCCTGCCAGCCATTAAGGGTCGAGGATGGCATGTGAATGCCTTCTCTTTTAAACCGTTCTATTTGCCTGTAAATAGGCAGGTGGTCTACAAACTTATCAACCATGATCTGTGCCAGTAAACCAGGGCCTGCTATGCCTTTTTCGATAGGAAAGGTTGGCAGGTCGGCTATAATGCCTACATGGTTTAAAGCAGTTTCATCGGTTGGCTTTATGTATCTTGGACGGATAAACCGTTTGATGTACAGTTTGGCCGGGACAAGTTCCAGTTGGTCGGTTACCTCTTTGCCAATGCACTTTAACCCTGTTGTATCTTCTTTAGGCTCTATAACTATCTCTTCAACTGGTAAATGTGATGGCAGGGGCAACCTTCCCGGATGTTCCCTGTGGGTATTTTTCGACCGTACATAACTGATAACCTCCTGCTCTTTTTCAGGGGCTTCTTCCACTTTCACATCAAAGGGCAAGGTAAGTTGGGCTTCGTCGGCGTTGCGGATGAACCTTTCTCTCTTTGCCCCGAAAAGCAAGCGGTTCATCTGATCAATCTGGAACTGCATTTGGCTGATTTGTGACTCCAAATGGTTTATCTGAGATTCTTGTTTTTTGTTTATCTCAACAAGCTCTTGAAAGCTTATATTTTCGGGTGTCAAAGTCATGCCCCAAAAGTATGCAAATAGCTTTGCAGTAAAGGTTTTTGCCCACCTTTGTTATTCACTATGTTTCAAGGCTTTGTTAATAAATATCAGGAAACCAGGCTTGGCTGGTATTGCTTTCTTCGTTGGATGTTTTTTATACTTAACCCATCCACTATCATTACCATTTGGGTATAGCCTATGGTTATGCTGCCAACGTTGGCATCGTAGCTTGGAAGTTCGAATGTGCCTTTCTCAAGCCTTTTGTAATAAAGTGTAAAACTAATGCCCTGCCAGTGCAATAGCTTTATCTTATTTCGCTGCTTATTGATGAATATAAAAACATCCCCACTACATGGGTTGTTTTCCAGGTTGTTTTGCACCAGTCCGGCCAGGCCATCAAAACTCTTGCGCATATCGGCCGGCTGGCTGAACAGGTGGAACTTATTGGTGGATGAGAGGGTAAACATTTGCTTATAGCTTTATTAGTCCCCGTAATTGCTCGATGCTCGTAGTGGTAGGGCAATTTACAACAACCCCATTTGGATAGCTTATAGATATCATCCCGGTATTGGATTCCGGCAGGTGGGTAGTGATAGTTTGAGGTATATGTACAGGTATAAATGACTTTGTTGATCCTGGTTTTTTACCATGTCTATCCTTCTGGTATTTATTAAACCAGTACTTGAAGGTACTATAGGAAAGATGGTTTTGATTACAATAGTTTTTCTGCGATATCCCGCTTTCTTTCCATAGCTCTATTGCCATGTACATCTCTTCCTGTGTATACTTCTGGTTCTTTCTCATGCCCCAAAAGTATACCCTGGCTATATATTTTTATATACCTACTTGGTAGTAGGGATACCTGAAAGCACTTCAAATTGGTGTTTAATCTTTCCCTGTGCCAGATTTCTTGGTAAAAGGCCATCGTCTAATGCAAAATCCTTGTCTTCTATGTGAATCCGGCTGTTTAGCAAATCATAAGCAGGGCTTAGCCTAAAATCTCCCATAGGCATTTCTGTTAATGAGAAGTTTTTAAAATGCGCATCACCATTTGAGAAGAGGTAATTGAACATCAGTATTTTCAATAGTTTAAGAGATTCTAACCGATAAGCTGGCACCAGCTTTTTTAACAGTTGAAACATCTCCAGATAGTTACCTGAATATTTATAATGCTCTCCGTATGTTTGGGGTGTCCTGCCTGCTAATGATGCGAAGTCTTCCTGGGCGAGTTTTTTTCCATCAGCAATCACATCAAAGCGCTTGGTAATATATGCCGGAGCTCCATTTTTAAAAAAAATCAATGCGTTTTCAGCAGTCTCAAGGCCATACACCTGCCTTGCTATTTGCATGGTAAGATGTTCATTTGCTGGCATCTGATCAGGCTTCTTGCCAGTGCTGGGAATAGGTTTTAATATATACATACCTTGTTCGCCTTCATTGATAAGTCTAAGCTTATTCTTTTCAAGTAAAACTGAAAATTTTTCCTGAACACCTGAAATAGACATGCGCTTTCTATTCTCTTCAAACAGCTCATCTGTTTCGGTATTTGAAGCAGGCGATTCATAAGGTAGGACATGATTCACTTTTTTCCCTTGGAATACTCTGTTTAGGCATGTTTTGCTATAAGTATTATACCCTTCAGCCAGGGTGCCAGGACAGTTTTTTATTTCTGGAAGGCTCATATTTCATCAATTTTTAATACTCTTACTGCTCCAATTGTATCATTTTGTGCGATTGTGACCAGTAAGCCATAGTAATCATTCGGATCAACTCTATCATGCTTGCATATCACCTGCTTGTTTGACCCTTCTGGTAGCATATTGTAGAAGAATGAGAATAAATATTCCGAATGATACTCTTGCTTGGTTTTAGGTAACGTTAGACTAATTCCTGGTTTATTTTTGTCTGTCAGCCAGGATTCATGATAACGAAACGTAAAGGAACCATCATCATGCTGGGTTAATATCCCTGCTTCTGAGTTTTTATAAAGTATCTTTGCTTGTCTCATTTGATCTCAGTTGTTTTATAGTTAATTCAAGTTCCAAGCCCAATGTATCTGCCAATTTTGTAACTGTTTGCAAAGTGGGATTGCCCTTTCCGCTTTCAAATTGCTTTAAGGTTCTTAATCCAACTCCGGATAGTTTCGCTAAATTTTCCTGATTCACTTTCAGAACTTCCCTACGTTCCTTAATCGTGTTTATTATCTTTTCGAAGTGCATTTTATGGCTCTTTTGTATGTAAAATTATAAGAAAATAGTCATTATTCAAATAAAAGTGCAGTAAAATGCACTTTGCGTATTCATTCATAAAAAAAATATCAATAGACATTCGAAAAGTGCTTTAAAGTGCACTTTGACCTAATGCGGCTTGACACTCAAATTAAGCTAAGAGAACCTCCTTTTAGTTCAATTTACTTCTTTCGATTATGTTTATTGCAATTAACAGATTGGAGAATATATACAGTTCTTATTCTTGCAACAGATTCAAACTGATTGCAAGTCTTGCCATAAAATCAAGTTAATTCAGTTGCTGGTGTGATACGCTAGCTCCCATCCCGATGCACATCGGGATCGGGACGCCACACCCTGGATGAAATTATTTCTAGACTTTATATGAAAGAAAAAAGGATGCCCATTTTTTGGACATCCTCTTTATTTTGGTCGGGGTGATCACGCTCTGGCGTGACGACCATCACGCCCTCGGCGTGATACGCTATCCAACTTCACCAACCGCCGATATTCATTTTTAGGTTCGCTTTTTCCTGGACGACCGTCACACCTTATGCGTACTACCCTAGCCAACTGAAACTCCTAAATCGTTCAGAAATCTTTCTGCGCCGCGCTTTTTGATTTGTTTTTCAAGTTTCATTGCCTCAGCTCTGGACTCCAAGGGTATAGAATAAATTAAGATCCAAGGAATTCCCGACTTTGTAAATGGTGTTTTTCCGCGGTTATGTTCTTCCATTCGCCTTTCAAGGTTATCAGTTTGGCCGGTATAGAATTTGTTTAATGTTTTACTGCGAAGAATATAGACAGTAACCATAGGATTGATTAAATATAAAAGAGGGGTAAATTTTATTATACCCCTCTTTCTTTAGTGGTCGGGGTGATCCGACTCGAACGGACGACCACTAGCACCCCATGCTAGTACGCTAGCCAACTGCGCCACACCCCGATATTTCATTTTAGGTTCGCCAAGTTGGTTGACGACCATCACGCCTATGGCGTGATACGCTAGCTCCCATCCCGATGTACATCGGGATCAGGACGCCACACCCCGATTTTTTTACCTCTTATGGCTATTATAACAAGCTTTCGAAGGTGGGTGCAAAAATAGGTATTTTTTTCTATCTACAAAGCTCGTTTTCCTAAAAAGTCAAGGAACAAATACAGTATATTCTTTATGCCTTTTATCTGCCAATTATTCTTTAAATTAATAGGCGCTCTGCCAACATTTCACTTTTTACCTTGTTTCTGATAGAAATACAAAACTGGATTGAAATTTGTAAATGCTTCGGCACAAAATAAATAACTATAAAGCATTATTCTTATGAGTTTTTTTAAAACACTCGACACTTCAGATAATTCTTCTTCTGAAAAAACTACCCACGGAGAGGTTGAACATGTTAAATGCCTTATTATTGGCTCCGGTCCTGCCGGTTACACTGCTGCTATTTATGCAGCCCGCGCTAACCTAAGCCCTGTAATGTACGAGGGCCTTCAACCGGGTGGTCAGCTTACTACTACCAACGATGTAGAAAATTTCCCCGGGTATCCCGAAGGAATTACCGGTCCGGCCATGATGGAAGACCTGAAAAAGCAGGCACAACGCTTTGGAACAGATTGCAGATGGGGTATTGTAACCCATGTTGATTTTTCGGGTCCGGTTCACAAAGTTACCGTCGACGAGAAAAAACAAATCGAAGCCGATACCGTAATAATAGCCACTGGTGCTACAGCCAAATACCTTGGAATCGAATCGGAGCAAAAGTATATGGGTTCTGGTGTGTCTGCTTGTGCTACGTGTGATGGATTCTTTTACCGTGGAAAGGATGTAGCCGTGGTAGGAGGGGGTGATACAGCTGCCGAAGAAGCTACCTATCTGGCTGGTTTGTGCAACAAAGTATACCTTATTGTGCGACGGAACGAACTAAGGGCCTCGAAAGTGATGCAAAAAAGGGTGCAGGAGAACCCTAAAATTGAGATTCTTTGGGAACACCAAACAAAGAGCTTATTTGGAGAAGGTGTCGTGCAAGGAGCTCACCTTGTGTATAAAAAAGGCACACCTGAGGAAAAGGATGTAGATATTAAGATCGACGGGTTCTTTCTTGCCATCGGCCACACCCCAAACTCGGCACCATTCAGTAAGTATCTGAAAGTAGATGAAACCGGTTACATTCAAACCATTCCAGGCACTTCAAAAACCAATGTGCCAGGTGTATTTGCCTGCGGCGATGTGCAGGATCATGTATACCGTCAGGCTATTACAGCCGCTGGTTCTGGTTGCATGGCAGCCATCGATGCTGAGCGCTACCTCTCAGAAAAGGAATAAAAGCCTGCTTTAAAATAGAAACCGCCGGACCAATCATACCTAAATTGAGTATGCTGATCCGGCGGTTTCATTTTCTTTTGAGTCAATTTATAGAGCAGGTTCCATTGATTTTAATTCCTCAGTCATTGCTTTAATTTCCACAACCAGCAATGCAAACTCAGTGCTCAATATTTCGAGACTTTCTTTTTGAGCCTGGTTGGTAGCCTCTGAATTGCTGATAAACGAATAAATCAGAAATCCTAATCGCTGCATCAAAGGTACCGGGGCAGGCGGTACCTCTTCGTAACTGGCTTTGGCTTCATAGCCATTCAAAACCAGCAATAATTGAGCGTTTTTTTGTTCCAGTGATGCCAATTTTTCGTGTTGTGCAGCATCGTAACTCGTACTTTGTAAATTTCTTTGCTTAAGCTGCTGTATTTCTTTTTTTGCCTCTGCAAGCTGCTGATCTGCCAGAACCATATTATGAGTGAGTTTGGCAACTTCTTGTTGAAATGCCAAAGTCTGACCACGGTTCTCATCATTAAAACCGGTTGTGTTGAGGGCTTTTACTTCGAAGGAGATTTTTTCTGTGAGCGGACGGGTGACCCCTTTTTCGCTGGCATAGAGCCGAACCTGATAAGTGCCTGGCATGGAATAGAGTCCGGGTTCCTGTGTTTTCAGTGGGTCGAATTTCTCAAAGTCCGTTTTCACTGGCATGAGGTCGGGGTATTTTAAATCCCAATAAACCCGGTTAATACCTTTTTTTGCGGGTGCTGTAACTTTTCTTATTACATTTCCTTGTGCATCTTCCACTACAAACAAAAGATAAGCCTGTTCTTCAAGCTTCTCCAGGCGGTCTTCTTCCCAGGTATTTACTTTTATTTTAGAACCTACCTCAAAGAGTTCGGCATCAGATTTTTGCCTTTTTTCTTTCGCCGAAAGTATGTCATCTTTCAAATAATAACTAATCTCTGCTCCATAGGTTTTGTTGGGTGCAATATAAAGGTTGTCGCCCAAATTATCTCTTCGGTCTGATTTTGGAATATACAGCAAAGCTTCGGGTATGGTAAAGAGATGCGCCTCGGCATTTTGATCGATGAGGCTTATTTCTTTTAAAACGCTGTAATTATGAAGAATATAAAATCCTCTTCCAAAAGTAGCAATTATAAGGTCATTCTCCCTTTCCTGAATAACCAGGTCGCGTACCGCCACATCAGGAAGCCCGTTTCGGATTTGAATCCAATTCGTACCTTCGTTAAAGGTCACAAACAAGCCAAATTCAGTGCCGCAGAAGAGCATCTTAGGGTCCTTTAAATCCTGGAGAATACTATAAACTGCACCCTGAGGCAGGTTGGAGGCAATGGATATCCACGATTTACCCTTGTCGCGGCTTTGGAGTACATAGGGTTTAAAGTCGTTGCTCTTATGGTTATTAAAAGTGGCAAAAATCACATTCTCATCGAAGCGTGAGGCCAACACATCGCTCACATAGGTATATGCCGGAACCCCTGAAAAACTGCTTGTTTTGTTCCATGTTTTTCCTCCATCGCTGGTAACCTGAATAAGTCCATCGTCTGTGCCCGCTACCAGGATTTGTTCATTGATAGGGCTTTCTGCCAGCGATACAATGGTTCCATATAAAGAAGTGGATACATCTTTTGTTACCGCATCCGAACTCCAGTATTTCCCCATTACTTTAAAATCGTTACGGTCTTTTTGGGCAGTGAGGTCGCCACTGATTACCGACCATGAATCGCCGCGATTGTCGCTCCTGAAAATTTTATTTGCGGCCATATACAACCGCTTGTTGTTGTGTGAACTTAATATCAGCGGGGTATCCCAGTTCCATTTATAGGTCAGTTCTCCTTTAGGCTCCTGCGGTTTGATGTAAACCAGCTCGCCGTTTTTATGGTTATAGCGGTAAGCATTTCCATATTGGTATTCGCAAAAAACGATATCAGGATCTTTCGGGTCAATTGCCACCCAGAACCCGTCGCCTCCAAGGGTGTAAAACCATTCATCGTTCGACACACCAGCAGCAGTGAGGTTTTGCGAAGGCCCACCTAAGGTGTTGTTATCCTGCGTGCCACCATAGACACGGTAAAAAGGCCAACTGTTGTCGACGTTCACACGATAGAACTGTGTTACCGGAAGGTTACCTTGGAAAGTCCATGTTTCGCCTCTATCATAAGACTCATAGACCCCCCCGTCACCTCCAATTCGGATGTTACTGGTAGCTTTTGGATTAATCCAAAGGGCATGGTCATCGACATGACGTTTCTTGGTCGAAAGTTTCTTCCATGTTTTTCCGCCATCTTCGGTTACTTGCGAGTAAGTATCCACACTGTAGACTCTTAAGGGGTTTTCGGGATCACACTCTATCTCGGTATAATATTGTCCGGAAGAAGTATAATCGCTCAT
It contains:
- a CDS encoding glycosyl hydrolase, giving the protein MKNKLPAFLASFAFIVFTLQAQQKLVPDSALVNGLKFRSIGPAAASGRIADFAANPFNSYEYYVAVASGHIWKTTNNGITFTPVFDQYGAYSIGCLAIDPANPNIVWAGTGENNSQRALGYGNGVYKTLDGGASWVNMGLKNSFQIGKILIDPRNTEVVYVAAEGSVWGLGGDRGIFKTTDGGKTWTKVLEISENTGAYDLEFHPSNPDIIYASAHQRRRHTYTKINGGPESALYKTTNAGKDWRKITTGLPSVHLGRIGLAVCLADPNLVYAIVEAADNMGGFFRSDNQGESWQKMSDYTSSGQYYTEIECDPENPLRVYSVDTYSQVTEDGGKTWKKLSTKKRHVDDHALWINPKATSNIRIGGDGGVYESYDRGETWTFQGNLPVTQFYRVNVDNSWPFYRVYGGTQDNNTLGGPSQNLTAAGVSNDEWFYTLGGDGFWVAIDPKDPDIVFCEYQYGNAYRYNHKNGELVYIKPQEPKGELTYKWNWDTPLILSSHNNKRLYMAANKIFRSDNRGDSWSVISGDLTAQKDRNDFKVMGKYWSSDAVTKDVSTSLYGTIVSLAESPINEQILVAGTDDGLIQVTSDGGKTWNKTSSFSGVPAYTYVSDVLASRFDENVIFATFNNHKSNDFKPYVLQSRDKGKSWISIASNLPQGAVYSILQDLKDPKMLFCGTEFGLFVTFNEGTNWIQIRNGLPDVAVRDLVIQERENDLIIATFGRGFYILHNYSVLKEISLIDQNAEAHLFTIPEALLYIPKSDRRDNLGDNLYIAPNKTYGAEISYYLKDDILSAKEKRQKSDAELFEVGSKIKVNTWEEDRLEKLEEQAYLLFVVEDAQGNVIRKVTAPAKKGINRVYWDLKYPDLMPVKTDFEKFDPLKTQEPGLYSMPGTYQVRLYASEKGVTRPLTEKISFEVKALNTTGFNDENRGQTLAFQQEVAKLTHNMVLADQQLAEAKKEIQQLKQRNLQSTSYDAAQHEKLASLEQKNAQLLLVLNGYEAKASYEEVPPAPVPLMQRLGFLIYSFISNSEATNQAQKESLEILSTEFALLVVEIKAMTEELKSMEPAL